From a single Syngnathus scovelli strain Florida chromosome 2, RoL_Ssco_1.2, whole genome shotgun sequence genomic region:
- the si:ch211-163l21.11 gene encoding inositol 1,4,5-triphosphate receptor associated 2 isoform X4, giving the protein MSETDLEKQFTQIALAFRCDQYTLKQRLQAEEHARNLAEENVLLELSRGRETLEALKGLCLDSKRSKIVQKLELSLDILTGTVERISNTAEVLGAVHQEARVSRAVELMVAHVENVKRRLERHETELEEVKKMIQQQNFRRSIDEPGDVDESDNWKKSFLQNGSRRRISMSLIPSDIEPLKKAKRDSKKRRTRREADPGSKLFPACPSPCLSSASSCSGINKDDNNLVDDSPLDPDEVSAHVPESEPPPHPSPIPEGLVPCKSGKVPHKSCMLDTTRQRHKSKSSMAKKKTADKEKKRSNVCQRISVEGSPSRKRPLACHRSLMFCIFVLLSFITWIFFFV; this is encoded by the exons ATGTCAGAGACCGATTTGGAa AAGCAGTTCACTCAGATTGCCTTGGCCTTCCGATGTGACCAATACACCTTGAAGCAGAGGCTCCAGGCAGAAGAGCATGCTCGCAACCTGGCCGAGGAGAATGTCCTACTGGAGCTTTCCAGAGGCAGAGAGACGCTGGAG GCACTAAAAGGTCTGTGTCTGGACAGTAAACGTAGTAAAATCGTGCAGAAGTTGGAGTTGTCATTGGACATCCTCACTGGCACCGTTGAACGCATCTCCAACACGGCCGAGGTGCTTGGAGCAGTACACCAG GAGGCTCGTGTGAGTCGCGCAGTAGAGCTCATGGTGGCTCATGTGGAGAACGTCAAGAGGCGACTGGAGCGACATGAGACGGAGCTGGAGGAGGTCAAGAAAATGATCCAGCAGCAGAATTTCCGCAGGAGCATCGACGAGCCTGGAG ATGTGGACGAAAGTGACAACTGGAAGAAAAGCTTTCTGCAG AATGGCAGTCGTCGCAGAATTAGTATGTCACTGATTCCAAGTGACATCGAG CCTCTCAAGAAGGCAAAGCGAGATTCCAAGAAGCGCCGCACTCGTAGGGAAGCTGACCCAGGCAGTAAGCTGTTCCCTGCTTGCCCGTCTCCCTGCTTGAGCTCGGCATCCAGCTGCAGCGGCATCAACAAGGACGACAACAACTTGGTGGATGACAG CCCACTTGATCCAGATGAAGTATCTGCCCATGTGCCTGAGTCAGAGCCACCTCCCCATCCGTCTCCCATCCCAGAAGGTCTTGTCCCATGTAAAAGTGGAAAGGTGCCACACAAAAG TTGCATGCTGGACACAACGAGGCAAAGGCACAAGAGCAAATCTTCAATGGCAAAGAAAAAGACTGCTGACAAGGAGAAGAAAAGGTCAAACGTCTGCCAAAGGATTTCTGT AGAGGGCTCGCCGTCCAGGAAGCGCCCACTGGCTTGCCATCGCTCCCTGATGTTCTGCATCTTTGTGCTCCTTTCCTTCATcacttggatttttttctttgtgtaa
- the inavaa gene encoding innate immunity activator protein isoform X2, producing MTAIESKEEISDSDSGIILHCGPESPTSPVKESSTHTRALQLKQQSLEGRLELCLLELRKLCIREAELTGTLPSDYPLMPDENPPQVRRRIGASFKLDEGLIYLEKEGSELHGLETELALQRQIYEAARKLSLEEKLSKPQKKSRVQQCKREEKKVRELQEAVFQCRIRSNSPCIGNTSAKGKDLNMSDDSSLSDVVALDEDLDSLGPVSAPVPNLQTPIVEYEPSPIQNSPWKESSLDQPYHKAAKPLPADGSNSSTVGAQVSADASRIPLSQFIKNSALRHNHSASAPSTPELHVRRQYSQSFRFPKSKPCADKECLSSESLRVRSRLPQRRCATDLVLSPESSPLRPYQSSSEDSSSEHSASSYVVGQDAPTEIPKLCPPPYGFHFKKELPGCGNTQPLSPQDSGKRLVSSPLVSQCSPQQRPWQEGTASTRKVPKLPPPYTRVVRTPSLKEYASYGLRIMPREVVSEELKSWHQRSQSHSSVLGCEELQSPLGMKSPTLLHVPPFDQGSGNLVLQRSADGTPVQWFVAEDHEIVSQV from the exons ATGACAGCCATTGAGAGCAAAGAGGAGATCAGTGACTCCGACAGCGGGATTATATTGCACTGTG GTCCAGAAAGCCCCACGTCACCAGTCAAGGAATCAAGCACGCACACCAGAGCCCTCCAACTCAAGcagcagtctctggagggccgtCTGGAGCTCTGCCTGCTGGAGCTGAGGAAGCTGTGCATTCGAGAGGCC GAGCTGACTGGTACACTGCCCTCAGATTATCCTCTCATGCCCGATGAGAACCCGCCGCAAGTCAGAAGGAGGATCGGGGCATCCTTCAAGTTAGACGAAGGTTTAATCTATCTGGAGAAAGAG GGCTCAGAGTTGCACGGCCTTGAGACGGAACTGGCTCTCCAGCGGCAGATCTATGAGGCGGCGCGCAAACTCTCGCTGGAAGAGAAGCTCAGCAAGCCTCAGAAGAAAAGCCGCGTGCAGCAGTGCAAGCGCGAGGAGAAGAAGGTGCGCGAGCTGCAGGAGGCGGTTTTCCAGTGTAGGATAAGGAGCAACTCACCATGCATTGGCAACACCTCCGCTAAAGGCAAAG ATTTGAATATGTCTGATGACAGCTCGCTGTCTGATGTGGTGGCCCTGGATGAAG ATCTGGACTCCCTTGGCCCTGTCTCTGCTCCGGTACCCAACCTGCAGACCCCCATTGTGGAGTACGAGCCCTCTCCCATCCAGAATTCTCCCTGGAAGGAGTCCAGTCTGGACCAGCCTTATCACAAGGCTGCAAAACCTCTGCCTGCTGACGGCAGCAACTCCAG TACAGTGGGAGCGCAAGTTTCGGCCGACGCCAGCAGAATTCCTCTCTCACAGTTCATTAAGAACTCTGCGCTGCGGCACAACCACTCCGCCAGCGCCCCCTCCACACCAGAGCTGCACGTGCGCCGACAATACTCTCAGTCCTTCAG ATTTCCAAAGAGTAAGCCGTGTGCTGACAAAGAGTGCCTCAGCTCAGAGTCCCTCAGAGTGAGATCCCGCCTGCCGCAGCGACGCTGTGCCACAGACTTGGTGCTTTCCCCAGAGTCCTCCCCCCTGCGGCCATACCAGTCTAGCTCGGAGGACAGCAGCTCTGAGCACTCTGCCTCCTCTTACGTGGTAGGCCAGGACGCGCCCACGGAGATCCCCAAGCTCTGCCCTCCACCGTATGGCTTCCACTTCAAGAAGGAGCTGCCTGGTTGCGGGAACACGCAGCCCCTCTCCCCTCAGGACTCGGGCAAGCGCTTGGTGTCCTCCCCACTCGTGAGCCAATGCAGCCCTCAGCAAAGACCTTGGCAGGAGGGCACAGCTTCTACCAGGAAGGTGCCCAAGCTCCCACCCCCTTACACAAGGGTTGTGCGGACGCCTTCGCTGAAAGAGTACGCCAGCTACGGCCTCCGCATCATGCCCAGGGAAGTGGTGTCAGAGGAGCTCAAGTCGTGGCACCAGCGCAGTCAGAGCCACAGCTCAGTGCTGGGCTGTGAGGAGCTGCAAAGTCCCCTTGGAATGAAGAGCCCCACTTTACTGCACGTGCCTCCGTTTGATCAG GGTTCAGGTAATTTGGTTCTCCAAAGATCTGCAGATGGGACCCCAGTCCAGTGGTTTGTGGCAGAGGACCATGAAATTGTGAGCCAGGTGTAG
- the inavaa gene encoding innate immunity activator protein isoform X1 — protein sequence MTAIESKEEISDSDSGIILHCGPESPTSPVKESSTHTRALQLKQQSLEGRLELCLLELRKLCIREAELTGTLPSDYPLMPDENPPQVRRRIGASFKLDEGLIYLEKEGSELHGLETELALQRQIYEAARKLSLEEKLSKPQKKSRVQQCKREEKKVRELQEAVFQCRIRSNSPCIGNTSAKGKDLNMSDDSSLSDVVALDEDLDSLGPVSAPVPNLQTPIVEYEPSPIQNSPWKESSLDQPYHKAAKPLPADGSNSSSTVGAQVSADASRIPLSQFIKNSALRHNHSASAPSTPELHVRRQYSQSFRFPKSKPCADKECLSSESLRVRSRLPQRRCATDLVLSPESSPLRPYQSSSEDSSSEHSASSYVVGQDAPTEIPKLCPPPYGFHFKKELPGCGNTQPLSPQDSGKRLVSSPLVSQCSPQQRPWQEGTASTRKVPKLPPPYTRVVRTPSLKEYASYGLRIMPREVVSEELKSWHQRSQSHSSVLGCEELQSPLGMKSPTLLHVPPFDQGSGNLVLQRSADGTPVQWFVAEDHEIVSQV from the exons ATGACAGCCATTGAGAGCAAAGAGGAGATCAGTGACTCCGACAGCGGGATTATATTGCACTGTG GTCCAGAAAGCCCCACGTCACCAGTCAAGGAATCAAGCACGCACACCAGAGCCCTCCAACTCAAGcagcagtctctggagggccgtCTGGAGCTCTGCCTGCTGGAGCTGAGGAAGCTGTGCATTCGAGAGGCC GAGCTGACTGGTACACTGCCCTCAGATTATCCTCTCATGCCCGATGAGAACCCGCCGCAAGTCAGAAGGAGGATCGGGGCATCCTTCAAGTTAGACGAAGGTTTAATCTATCTGGAGAAAGAG GGCTCAGAGTTGCACGGCCTTGAGACGGAACTGGCTCTCCAGCGGCAGATCTATGAGGCGGCGCGCAAACTCTCGCTGGAAGAGAAGCTCAGCAAGCCTCAGAAGAAAAGCCGCGTGCAGCAGTGCAAGCGCGAGGAGAAGAAGGTGCGCGAGCTGCAGGAGGCGGTTTTCCAGTGTAGGATAAGGAGCAACTCACCATGCATTGGCAACACCTCCGCTAAAGGCAAAG ATTTGAATATGTCTGATGACAGCTCGCTGTCTGATGTGGTGGCCCTGGATGAAG ATCTGGACTCCCTTGGCCCTGTCTCTGCTCCGGTACCCAACCTGCAGACCCCCATTGTGGAGTACGAGCCCTCTCCCATCCAGAATTCTCCCTGGAAGGAGTCCAGTCTGGACCAGCCTTATCACAAGGCTGCAAAACCTCTGCCTGCTGACGGCAGCAACTCCAG CAGTACAGTGGGAGCGCAAGTTTCGGCCGACGCCAGCAGAATTCCTCTCTCACAGTTCATTAAGAACTCTGCGCTGCGGCACAACCACTCCGCCAGCGCCCCCTCCACACCAGAGCTGCACGTGCGCCGACAATACTCTCAGTCCTTCAG ATTTCCAAAGAGTAAGCCGTGTGCTGACAAAGAGTGCCTCAGCTCAGAGTCCCTCAGAGTGAGATCCCGCCTGCCGCAGCGACGCTGTGCCACAGACTTGGTGCTTTCCCCAGAGTCCTCCCCCCTGCGGCCATACCAGTCTAGCTCGGAGGACAGCAGCTCTGAGCACTCTGCCTCCTCTTACGTGGTAGGCCAGGACGCGCCCACGGAGATCCCCAAGCTCTGCCCTCCACCGTATGGCTTCCACTTCAAGAAGGAGCTGCCTGGTTGCGGGAACACGCAGCCCCTCTCCCCTCAGGACTCGGGCAAGCGCTTGGTGTCCTCCCCACTCGTGAGCCAATGCAGCCCTCAGCAAAGACCTTGGCAGGAGGGCACAGCTTCTACCAGGAAGGTGCCCAAGCTCCCACCCCCTTACACAAGGGTTGTGCGGACGCCTTCGCTGAAAGAGTACGCCAGCTACGGCCTCCGCATCATGCCCAGGGAAGTGGTGTCAGAGGAGCTCAAGTCGTGGCACCAGCGCAGTCAGAGCCACAGCTCAGTGCTGGGCTGTGAGGAGCTGCAAAGTCCCCTTGGAATGAAGAGCCCCACTTTACTGCACGTGCCTCCGTTTGATCAG GGTTCAGGTAATTTGGTTCTCCAAAGATCTGCAGATGGGACCCCAGTCCAGTGGTTTGTGGCAGAGGACCATGAAATTGTGAGCCAGGTGTAG
- the si:ch211-163l21.11 gene encoding uncharacterized protein si:ch211-163l21.11 isoform X2 gives MHPQLDAEANGCQASFHDNDDSDSESSQEEPPPTNWNELSIIDRVGLNSVEMSETDLEQFTQIALAFRCDQYTLKQRLQAEEHARNLAEENVLLELSRGRETLEALKGLCLDSKRSKIVQKLELSLDILTGTVERISNTAEVLGAVHQEARVSRAVELMVAHVENVKRRLERHETELEEVKKMIQQQNFRRSIDEPGDVDESDNWKKSFLQNGSRRRISMSLIPSDIEPLKKAKRDSKKRRTRREADPGSKLFPACPSPCLSSASSCSGINKDDNNLVDDSPLDPDEVSAHVPESEPPPHPSPIPEGLVPCKSGKVPHKSCMLDTTRQRHKSKSSMAKKKTADKEKKRSNVCQRISVEGSPSRKRPLACHRSLMFCIFVLLSFITWIFFFV, from the exons ATGCACCCACAG CTGGATGCGGAGGCAAACGGCTGTCAGGCGTCGTTTCATGACAATGATGACAGTGATTCAG AAAGCAGTCAGGAGGAGCCACCACCAACTAACTGGAATGAACTATCCATCATAGATCGAGTGGGCCTCAACAG TGTTGAGATGTCAGAGACCGATTTGGAa CAGTTCACTCAGATTGCCTTGGCCTTCCGATGTGACCAATACACCTTGAAGCAGAGGCTCCAGGCAGAAGAGCATGCTCGCAACCTGGCCGAGGAGAATGTCCTACTGGAGCTTTCCAGAGGCAGAGAGACGCTGGAG GCACTAAAAGGTCTGTGTCTGGACAGTAAACGTAGTAAAATCGTGCAGAAGTTGGAGTTGTCATTGGACATCCTCACTGGCACCGTTGAACGCATCTCCAACACGGCCGAGGTGCTTGGAGCAGTACACCAG GAGGCTCGTGTGAGTCGCGCAGTAGAGCTCATGGTGGCTCATGTGGAGAACGTCAAGAGGCGACTGGAGCGACATGAGACGGAGCTGGAGGAGGTCAAGAAAATGATCCAGCAGCAGAATTTCCGCAGGAGCATCGACGAGCCTGGAG ATGTGGACGAAAGTGACAACTGGAAGAAAAGCTTTCTGCAG AATGGCAGTCGTCGCAGAATTAGTATGTCACTGATTCCAAGTGACATCGAG CCTCTCAAGAAGGCAAAGCGAGATTCCAAGAAGCGCCGCACTCGTAGGGAAGCTGACCCAGGCAGTAAGCTGTTCCCTGCTTGCCCGTCTCCCTGCTTGAGCTCGGCATCCAGCTGCAGCGGCATCAACAAGGACGACAACAACTTGGTGGATGACAG CCCACTTGATCCAGATGAAGTATCTGCCCATGTGCCTGAGTCAGAGCCACCTCCCCATCCGTCTCCCATCCCAGAAGGTCTTGTCCCATGTAAAAGTGGAAAGGTGCCACACAAAAG TTGCATGCTGGACACAACGAGGCAAAGGCACAAGAGCAAATCTTCAATGGCAAAGAAAAAGACTGCTGACAAGGAGAAGAAAAGGTCAAACGTCTGCCAAAGGATTTCTGT AGAGGGCTCGCCGTCCAGGAAGCGCCCACTGGCTTGCCATCGCTCCCTGATGTTCTGCATCTTTGTGCTCCTTTCCTTCATcacttggatttttttctttgtgtaa
- the si:ch211-163l21.11 gene encoding uncharacterized protein si:ch211-163l21.11 isoform X3: MHPQLDAEANGCQASFHDNDDSDSESSQEEPPPTNWNELSIIDRVGLNSVEMSETDLEKQFTQIALAFRCDQYTLKQRLQAEEHARNLAEENVLLELSRGRETLEALKGLCLDSKRSKIVQKLELSLDILTGTVERISNTAEVLGAVHQEARVSRAVELMVAHVENVKRRLERHETELEEVKKMIQQQNFRRSIDEPGDVDESDNWKKSFLQPLKKAKRDSKKRRTRREADPGSKLFPACPSPCLSSASSCSGINKDDNNLVDDSPLDPDEVSAHVPESEPPPHPSPIPEGLVPCKSGKVPHKSCMLDTTRQRHKSKSSMAKKKTADKEKKRSNVCQRISVEGSPSRKRPLACHRSLMFCIFVLLSFITWIFFFV; encoded by the exons ATGCACCCACAG CTGGATGCGGAGGCAAACGGCTGTCAGGCGTCGTTTCATGACAATGATGACAGTGATTCAG AAAGCAGTCAGGAGGAGCCACCACCAACTAACTGGAATGAACTATCCATCATAGATCGAGTGGGCCTCAACAG TGTTGAGATGTCAGAGACCGATTTGGAa AAGCAGTTCACTCAGATTGCCTTGGCCTTCCGATGTGACCAATACACCTTGAAGCAGAGGCTCCAGGCAGAAGAGCATGCTCGCAACCTGGCCGAGGAGAATGTCCTACTGGAGCTTTCCAGAGGCAGAGAGACGCTGGAG GCACTAAAAGGTCTGTGTCTGGACAGTAAACGTAGTAAAATCGTGCAGAAGTTGGAGTTGTCATTGGACATCCTCACTGGCACCGTTGAACGCATCTCCAACACGGCCGAGGTGCTTGGAGCAGTACACCAG GAGGCTCGTGTGAGTCGCGCAGTAGAGCTCATGGTGGCTCATGTGGAGAACGTCAAGAGGCGACTGGAGCGACATGAGACGGAGCTGGAGGAGGTCAAGAAAATGATCCAGCAGCAGAATTTCCGCAGGAGCATCGACGAGCCTGGAG ATGTGGACGAAAGTGACAACTGGAAGAAAAGCTTTCTGCAG CCTCTCAAGAAGGCAAAGCGAGATTCCAAGAAGCGCCGCACTCGTAGGGAAGCTGACCCAGGCAGTAAGCTGTTCCCTGCTTGCCCGTCTCCCTGCTTGAGCTCGGCATCCAGCTGCAGCGGCATCAACAAGGACGACAACAACTTGGTGGATGACAG CCCACTTGATCCAGATGAAGTATCTGCCCATGTGCCTGAGTCAGAGCCACCTCCCCATCCGTCTCCCATCCCAGAAGGTCTTGTCCCATGTAAAAGTGGAAAGGTGCCACACAAAAG TTGCATGCTGGACACAACGAGGCAAAGGCACAAGAGCAAATCTTCAATGGCAAAGAAAAAGACTGCTGACAAGGAGAAGAAAAGGTCAAACGTCTGCCAAAGGATTTCTGT AGAGGGCTCGCCGTCCAGGAAGCGCCCACTGGCTTGCCATCGCTCCCTGATGTTCTGCATCTTTGTGCTCCTTTCCTTCATcacttggatttttttctttgtgtaa
- the rpl10a gene encoding large ribosomal subunit protein uL1: MSKVSRDTLQEAVKEVLANSRAKKRKFVETVELQISLKNYDPQKDKRFSGTVRLKTPPRPKFSVCLLGDQQHCDEAKAANLPHMDVEALKKLNKNKKLVKKLAKKYDAFLASESLIKQIPRILGPGLNKAGKFPSLLTHNENLNSKVDEVKSTIKFQMKKVLCLAVAVGHVKMKEAALVYNIHLAVNFLVSLLKKNWQNVRALYIKSTMGKPQRLY; the protein is encoded by the exons ATGAG TAAGGTTTCCAGAGACACTTTGCAGGAAGCTGTGAAGGAAGTTCTAGCGAACTCCAGAGCTAAGAAGAGGAA GTTTGTGGAGACTGTGGAGCTGCAGATCAGCCTGAAAAATTATGATCCCCAGAAGGACAAGCGTTTCTCTGGCACTGTCAG GTTGAAGACTCCCCCCAGGCCCAAGTTCTCTGTCTGCCTCTTGGGAGACCAGCAGCATTGTGATGAGGCCAAAGCTGCTAACCTGCCACACATGGATGTCGAGGCGCTCAAAAAGCTCAACAAGAATAAGAAGCTGGTCAAAAAGCTTG CCAAGAAGTATGATGCGTTCCTGGCTTCAGAGTCTCTGATCAAGCAGATACCCCGTATCCTGGGCCCGGGGCTCAATAAGGCTGGAAAGTTCCCCTCGTTGCTCACCCATAATGAGAACTTGAACAGCAAAGTGGATGAGGTCAAATCGACAATAAAATTTCAGATGAAGAAG GTGCTCTGCCTGGCTGTGGCTGTTGGACACGTGAAAATGAAGGAGGCTGCGCTGGTGTACAACATCCACTTGGCTGTCAACTTCTTGGTGTCCCTCCTTAAGAAGAACTGGCAAAATGTGCGTGCCCTGTATATCAAGAGCACCATGGGAAAGCCACAGCGCCTCTACTAA
- the si:ch211-163l21.11 gene encoding uncharacterized protein si:ch211-163l21.11 isoform X1, producing the protein MHPQLDAEANGCQASFHDNDDSDSESSQEEPPPTNWNELSIIDRVGLNSVEMSETDLEKQFTQIALAFRCDQYTLKQRLQAEEHARNLAEENVLLELSRGRETLEALKGLCLDSKRSKIVQKLELSLDILTGTVERISNTAEVLGAVHQEARVSRAVELMVAHVENVKRRLERHETELEEVKKMIQQQNFRRSIDEPGDVDESDNWKKSFLQNGSRRRISMSLIPSDIEPLKKAKRDSKKRRTRREADPGSKLFPACPSPCLSSASSCSGINKDDNNLVDDSPLDPDEVSAHVPESEPPPHPSPIPEGLVPCKSGKVPHKSCMLDTTRQRHKSKSSMAKKKTADKEKKRSNVCQRISVEGSPSRKRPLACHRSLMFCIFVLLSFITWIFFFV; encoded by the exons ATGCACCCACAG CTGGATGCGGAGGCAAACGGCTGTCAGGCGTCGTTTCATGACAATGATGACAGTGATTCAG AAAGCAGTCAGGAGGAGCCACCACCAACTAACTGGAATGAACTATCCATCATAGATCGAGTGGGCCTCAACAG TGTTGAGATGTCAGAGACCGATTTGGAa AAGCAGTTCACTCAGATTGCCTTGGCCTTCCGATGTGACCAATACACCTTGAAGCAGAGGCTCCAGGCAGAAGAGCATGCTCGCAACCTGGCCGAGGAGAATGTCCTACTGGAGCTTTCCAGAGGCAGAGAGACGCTGGAG GCACTAAAAGGTCTGTGTCTGGACAGTAAACGTAGTAAAATCGTGCAGAAGTTGGAGTTGTCATTGGACATCCTCACTGGCACCGTTGAACGCATCTCCAACACGGCCGAGGTGCTTGGAGCAGTACACCAG GAGGCTCGTGTGAGTCGCGCAGTAGAGCTCATGGTGGCTCATGTGGAGAACGTCAAGAGGCGACTGGAGCGACATGAGACGGAGCTGGAGGAGGTCAAGAAAATGATCCAGCAGCAGAATTTCCGCAGGAGCATCGACGAGCCTGGAG ATGTGGACGAAAGTGACAACTGGAAGAAAAGCTTTCTGCAG AATGGCAGTCGTCGCAGAATTAGTATGTCACTGATTCCAAGTGACATCGAG CCTCTCAAGAAGGCAAAGCGAGATTCCAAGAAGCGCCGCACTCGTAGGGAAGCTGACCCAGGCAGTAAGCTGTTCCCTGCTTGCCCGTCTCCCTGCTTGAGCTCGGCATCCAGCTGCAGCGGCATCAACAAGGACGACAACAACTTGGTGGATGACAG CCCACTTGATCCAGATGAAGTATCTGCCCATGTGCCTGAGTCAGAGCCACCTCCCCATCCGTCTCCCATCCCAGAAGGTCTTGTCCCATGTAAAAGTGGAAAGGTGCCACACAAAAG TTGCATGCTGGACACAACGAGGCAAAGGCACAAGAGCAAATCTTCAATGGCAAAGAAAAAGACTGCTGACAAGGAGAAGAAAAGGTCAAACGTCTGCCAAAGGATTTCTGT AGAGGGCTCGCCGTCCAGGAAGCGCCCACTGGCTTGCCATCGCTCCCTGATGTTCTGCATCTTTGTGCTCCTTTCCTTCATcacttggatttttttctttgtgtaa